From Daucus carota subsp. sativus chromosome 6, DH1 v3.0, whole genome shotgun sequence:
GATATGCTGATCCTGAACTGAGCCCCAGTGCTTCATACTCAAGTCTCTCGTGAGCCTGAACACTGAAACCTCGAGGTATTGGGAGAAGGGCTTAtgaggatcatattatattctaacagcTTGCATGGTTTATATTGTTATAAGGATTTACATACATAATGATTGGAAAGAGTAGAGGTAGAATACAGTGTTTGTTAGCTAGTGACAGCTAGAGTTCAAGGCCTACATGAAATCTACGTGTTGAAGCTTCCATGAGGAGTTCAATGCTGGTGAGAGTTCATGAATGAAGAATCAGAACTCCATGAAGTGGCGCTTAAAGACTTCATGTTTTGTCACGATTAAGAAAAAGCTATCTTAATTAGGTGAGTTCCCAGTAGCAGACCTTGTCTAAGAGCCAGTCCTGATGCAAGAATCagatttcttgttttagttatCCAGGTTCTTGTCATGAGTGATGATCGAGTCCCTCCGTATGCGCTTCAGCATGTCTAGTCTAGTAGTTTCCGGTGTCAGCTGATGTTATGGTCTAGTAGTCTAGCAAGTAGTTTAGCAGGTTTTCGAATGTCTTTTCTATTTCTCCTTTCCTTGGACAGTCTGCTGTAAGCCCATAACCCTGCTAATTATAACttcatttatttgaaattttagatTTTCAGAGAGGAAAAAAACTGATTCATCactgttattaatatatattcactCAAATCCATGAAAGAAATGGCAACATAACTAAACCAAACAAGTAATACATTTTATTCAGCACCAGTGCGTACACATCCTAGAGATAATTACGTATTCAATACAAGCAAACCAGAACTAAACTTAAAGACACATCTTTCATTCTTAACTAGCTAGGTGAAGACAAATGAAAACAAAGACATGGGAGCATCTTATtcttatattacatatattgcTTTTGTCATGCATGATAGAAGCTTGTAAGATCTGGTAATCGTTCACCAGACTAGCTCATCCATGCACATCAAGTACTCCTTTCCTTCAAATGGAGAATTACCATGCCATGGTGGTATCTGGTATGGGATCAGACTCATTCACAGTCAGCTTCTCATACACAATTTCCTCAGTAACTTTCGTGTCACCCTTCCTTTCAGAGAGAACGAAATCAGCAGAATTCCTTATATCCACAAGGTCTTGAATCATTGGCATTGCCTCGTCGTTCATAACATGCCAGTACTCTCCGCTAACAGGCCTTGCATGTGAAGTGTTTGCAATCTGCAGAAATGTTTAAGTATTATGACAAAATAAATTGAACACATATAAAAAAGTCACAGAATTGTATAACATACCAAGAGGAGGGCAAGAACAGCAAACAAGGCCAAAATCGACTTCATGCTAATAAGGCTAGTATTGTGTGTGAAAATTCTAAATATCTTGCTTCCACTTAATTGACGAGTTTCATAGAAGGGATCCGAGCTACTTATAGAACATGAAACATGGTACTTTCCTCTTaagaatgaaattttatatgtttgtgaTTTAATTAAAGTATAGAATATGGATTATTCAAGCCCACACCTGAAGAATTAAGTGTCTGCTTAATAGTAATCTATATTCGACTGGTATCCAGCATTTTATATCAGGAATACTCATTGCATCTGTATCCAGGGGATAGTGGTTGCACTAAGTACTTTTGTTTATATCTAAGCTTCAGACAACTAAATTGCTCCACTGACAAAAGATTACAAATCTATAAGTTTCTCAAATTTAAATAACCAGCCTTCTAGATACGGTTTACATATTCTAGCTATCATGAACAGTGAGAGACAATGCGAAGCTTTTCTGGACAagaaacttttaattttttaggtCCAGCCGGAACTGTAGTTTAGATTAACACCGGTCTGGTTCCTGGCTTCCAGCCTCCACTAAATTTAGCTTTCtggtttttaataatattgatgTACTCAAACTTTGTTGATGCATGCTTTTAGCCTGGGCTGCTCTAAGAGgaacatataaatttataaattaatcgtCAGAaactaacttataagttggtagATGTACTTTCtcaaataacataatattttataataaaaattaattttatcacTCAAATTACTAATccgtcaaatttatttttatccgGTCATAAGTcacttttaatataaaattacacaaataaaaTTCACACTTATTAAAATAAGTCAatactaattaattaaatattttcctTCCCACTCAGAACGCATTGATGAAACAAgttatttttaatgatttaattatttaaattccaGAGCGAGTGAGTTAAACTAACTGTTGGGCCTTGGCCCTTAAAGAAAGCAGCCCACTAAACACTCTAGCCCACTCGAGGATGTCCAGACTAGAACACGGGAGAAGCACGTGACTAAAGGAGTATATAAGGGGAGGTCGACAACAGATACAGGGGGAGGAAATTCTGAGTAACAACATTTCACTTCACTTATTTTGATTTAcactgaaataaaaaaaattccattTTGTTTTGCTAAAAATTTCACTTCACTTATTTCTGTTTTTAATCAAGAAAAAAACAGATCACTCCCCACAGTttctttatgttatttttttatacacaaaactcttataaaaataattactttaatttttatatacgatactcttataaaatataatttcataatattttttataaataaaaatttgacgtctaaaaaaattataaaattataattttttaagagttttaaaattcaaaaccgAACGACGGGATTATAACGGAAACATTAATGAGCTTCAAATACTCCATTGAATTTGATGCTCGGGAAccacaaagtctgatgtgcATATACACGCGTAAACACGCAGTCTCCTCTCCTTATTCCCAAAAGACCGGCGTGTTTTATTTCATTAACATAttcctaaaataaaataaaaataaaatactatcCCGCCACCTTTTCTTTTTCCTATTCCCCTTTCCCTCCCCTCCAAGTCTCCTTCCTCTCCCACAACTCCATCATCATCCGTACAACCTATACatacacctatacatacacGCAATTAACTCGTATTCTACGCATCAATTTTCgattaaattatgtttttgaTATCGCTACGCAAATTTGAAGATCAGCGCTCTTTGATTCGCGATTGCGACGGCTCTCGGCGATTGTTTTTCTCGAATCTACCGGTTTGTGTTCTAGATCTCTTGTGTTTTCTGTGTATTTATTCGTTTTTATTGTGTTTATCGCTCAATTTGACCCTGATTAGTTAGATCGATTTGTTACTTTGTTGTAATCGTCGTTGTAtgcttttattaatatttttattgctttTTATTGTGATAACTTGCGTATAATTGCGTAATCGTctttttatagatgatattgAAGAATTTGTGTTGCTTAGGTTGTTTTAGATGTGGAATTgagataattttaattgatttgtgCAATTAGATTGTGAAACGCTGTTAATGTTGAAATTGCGGAAAAAGAAGGATTAGATTTGTGAGCTGATTTTATGACATTAACAAGTAGGAGGTTATGCAATAGGTGAGCTATTGTACAATTTTTCTTAGCTCATATTCGACGAAAGAAATTGATGTTACCTGTGGATAGTGTAATTATAGTCTGCCGTTAATCTTGTGTGATCTGCCTAATATGAGCACGGAAATTAGAATTGTGATAACTACCAGAGTGATCAAGCATATATGTCTTGTGTTGACTAGTCTATATTAGGTTTCCTATAATCCTATCTATTGAAATTTGTGGCCATTGAAGCTGGTAAACTACTAGATTAGATCATTGACAGCTTGTGTGATATAAATTAACTATCAACTATGTTTTGTAACTTTCGTGACCTTTATGTATGCGTCTCAATGATGAAAAGACTTCAATAGTTCGATTCGTCATTTGTTTGCCTATTATTTACCACATGGCCATGTTTATACTTATTAACAATGTTGATTAAAGAACCTCATTGCTAGGtgatataattttatgtgtatatttatatttgtaactgtaatactatatatataattgtttttacaTTTTATGCCTTTATTATCGCATGTTTAGATGCATATGACTCTAAGCGCTTGGATAATTTTGGAGAAATTTCCAACATTGACTTGGCTGAATCATTTAAGTCCCTGTTACATCAAACCAAGTTCCAGCTGCAGCAGGATTAAGTGAAAATTGGTTTGAAAATTGAATCTATCTTTGTCATAATTGAACATTTAAATCTTCTTGCTGAATATAATTATGACTGAATGTGGCAAGGTTTCTGTGGTTAGACAAAGATCTAGTGAGAAGGAGATGATGATAATGGGTGAAAGAGGCTTTTAAACATTTATCTCTGACATTAGAgcttccataacaatgtttgcTCAATTTCCACTCGAAGGTCGAGTGATTTTGTTGTATCAGTTCCCAAACAAATTCCTAGCAAGAATAACATTTAACCAAGAAGATGGTTGATAAATAGAACCATTTAGGCTTCTACAACCcaacaattatttattatttattctttAGCATAGTTTACATTAGAAAGGAAACATCAATATCCGAAATTAATTCACAAAATTTCTTAGTGTGATCAGAAATATAGCTTAATCTAACAACAGTCTGTCGGGTATAAATGTTTGGTAGTGCAAACAATTTCGAAATGGCGTACAAGAATGATGTGATTGTAAAATTATTGTAAGATCTTAATAAAGACTTAGATTGGCCTATGGATAGTCTTTAACTCTTTATGCTTGAGGAATGGTTAATAATTCAAATCCTTATACAGGAGATTAAACACTATTTATTGTGGCAATATGAGCATGTAGCATATTGGTTATGCAATTGTCTGCTTTAAGATTGTAGAAATTTCAACTGCGACTGTATGTGATATTTTTCATATCATTTTTTGTCATGTGGTATACATggatgcatgttcatatatttctttatatctTTCTTTCCTCATTTTTTCTTTAGACTGATGATAACGTTTTCCGTGGCTTAGGGTCATCCAGAATCGGCTTGGATTTGGATATCATCAGCCTTGTAGGCTGCCAAAAGAGATTAGATAGATAATGACGGACTAGTTTCACAATGATTGATTTTAGTATATTGAATAGATTGCTGAGTAGCTCCAATTCTTTTCCTCCAAATTTTGGATGGTTAGTTACAGCTTCATTTGGATTTATAGCTGTTCTATATGCATTTCTTAGATGGCAGAAAAAGACATCTCTTAATTGGGTTAAGGCTTCTGCAAGAGAGAAACAGAAGGCATGGAAAAAGCTGAAACTTCCGTTATCACACCACACATGGGTGGAAGATTTTTCTCACGGAAAACGGCCATCAACATGCTGTGTTTGCCTAACATCTGTGGCATCCCCACAGCACACAGGTACAAAACCCACGACTCATTCTGCCCTTCAGCGTTGCTCTGTTTGTGGTGTATCAGCTCATTTCAATTGCCACCAGTTTGCAAGAAAGGATTGCAAGTGTGTAGCGCAAGCTAGTTTTAGCCATGTGCTACATCACTGGTCAGAAAGGTGGAATACCATGGATGAAAATTCTGAGATGTCTGCTTTCTGTTCTTATTGTGATGAACCTTGTGGTGTGCCTTTTATTGATGCCTCCCCAACATGGCACTGCCTGTGGTGTCAGCGTCTTATACATGTCAAGTGTCATGTTAAAATGTCTGAAGAGTCAGGCAACGTTTGTGACTTGGGTTCTCTTCGAAGGGTCATACTTTCTCCGATATGTGTCAAAGAAGTTGACTATGAAAAGAGTAGAGGTGGAATGCTAAACTCTATCACAGAAGAAATCATTGCTTCCTCTGTCCGTGGTCAAATTAGAAGGCGGCGCCACAGAAACAAAAATGGAGCCGGTCGTTCTATAAACAGCAAGCTGCAGGATAACTCAGCTGCAAATACAGCATTGCAGTATGTGCTCAGTGGCATTGCTGGTTTGAAGGATAGCGGGGTGCTTGGAAAGAAAGGTGTCCAGAATGATGTCATCCATAACAATCAAGAAATTGTTGTCCAAGGTCGCCTAAGACGTTATGAATTAGTGGACTTGCCTACAGATGCAAGGCCTCTTCTGGTCTTCATCAATACTAAGAGTGGGGCTCAAAATGGACCAGCTCTTAAAAGGAGATTGAACACACTATTAAACCCTGTGCAGGTAAATGTTTCATTGtcagtattattttaatataatatttcctATTATTAACCTTTATTGTAATAAGCAGAAAGTGTAATCTACATTGCTGAGGAAATTTATGAACAATTTTACCATCATTGCatagagaagagagagaggatTAAAAACTTGAATATTTTCGATTTTCTCATGGTGAACTCAAGAGCTTATTTTACTCGTCAGGAGTTCCTTTTTTATAGCCTATagcatttatttttttttatgccTTTGCAAGTAAACATGAGGTTTCATGATTTTCAAAGGGTGTTAAGTTTTAAAAACATTTTACTAGTAATTACAATTATTTGTGCACTTGATTCAGCATACCTATATGCTTCAAGTTCTAGTCGGTAAATTGTTACAGAAACAACTAAAGGTACTTGCTAGTTTTGAGCCTCAAATGCATTATTTTGTTGTGATTTATCCATGTCTTACAATTTTCCTTTTGTGTTGCACATATTGTTGATGCTTATTGCCTTGTCATTACTGACTTAAATACCGCATATCTTAAGTATCTAATTGGATTACCCTTTAGCGGACGGGCTTGTCTACAAATGCAAACTATCTTAGTTACAACACACTTATGGGAACAGTATTAAAATACTTTGTGaattgtagacttgtagttgcGTTTTGGTGAACAAAGTATTTTTCTATGTTTTATATTTAGAACATTTTGGTGATTTCTACTTGCATTGCATATCTCTATTGGAAAATTTTGCAAGTTTGCATGCCAAGAGTTTTATAGTGAAGTGTGCCAAACAAAAATATAAGTCAGACACACCTCATAGTTTCTATACCAGATAGAAGGACTGGCCTTTTTGCTTAACAATTTCTTATCAAAGGTGTCTTTTGTGTATTGAATTAAAGAAGGTTTTTGGAACTTCTAAGTTTTGTCTATAACTCAGTGCCAATGTGTACTACtttacatttaattttttttctcaaggtATTTAAGTAAAGCCACTTCCTGTCAGGTGTTTGAGCTCAGTTCATCGCAAGGGCCTGAGGCTGGTTTAAAGTTGTTCAGTAATGTGCAATATTTTAGAGTTTTGGTTTGTGGCGGAGATGGAACCGTTGCTTGGGTTCTTGATGCAATTGAAAAGCATAACTTCGAGTCACCACCGCCTGTTGCAGTTTTACCACTGGGGACTGGAAATGATCTGTCCAGGGTTTTGAGATGGGGTGGTGGATACTCGACAGTGGAAGGACAAGGTGGTGTAAGCTCTCTTCTGTATGACATAGATCATGCAGCAGTTACAATGCTAGATCGCTGGAAGGTTAACATTATAGACGAAAACTGTGATGATGCTTCGGATAAAGTACAATTCAAGTACATGATGAATTATTTAGGTAAAAGCTTATTTCCATTCCCCAGGAAGCTGTTATTTTTACCTCTCTGCAACACTTGGCTTCTCTTTGTATTGAACCTTTACTAAAAACCTTGGATGTTTTGTCTAGACCtttgtttcttcttttttttctttttaagttttataGTTTAATAAATCTCTATTGAATAGGTATTGGATGTGATGCCAAGGTTGCATATGAATTCCACGTTACCAGGGAAGAAAACCCGGGGAAGTTTTACAGTCAGGTAGCTATgcaatttgtattataaaacaTCGTTACTCCAGTTACTCCTTATAAGTTTGTCATCTGCTTCCATTTAATTGACAGCGTGTATGATTTGCTCATCATGATTCATGACCTATCTAGTTCTCATGCATCTTATAATCTGTCTTTTTTTCCCctcatcttttctctttccttttctgttaaaataataaaatataaaataattgaaatgGAGAATATTGTTTGTAACAAAATAAATAGAGGTTACCTATAAATTGATATTGATTTGTCTGGGATCCTCAAATGAGAAATGGTGTGAATGGTAACTTCAAGTATTGATTACGGAATAATATGTAAATACATGTACAGGTCGTTGGAGCTGAAATTCTTATGCAATTGTCTAAATAAGTATCAGACTCATGCATCTCATTCTCATACATCAAGTTTCAACTTGTAGCTCTCTACCAATACCCACGTGCAAATTGTTACATTGTCGTGCTCACTGTATATGTTTTAATACGCTTTTATGGTGTCTTAACTTTTTGCTAGTTTGTGAACAAATTGCGGTATGCAAAAGAAGGGGCCAGGGATATAATGGACAGAACATGCGCCGACTTACCATGGCAAGTGTGGCTTGAAGTTGATGGAAATGACATTCAGATTCCAAAGGTATAATCAACAagtaattgattatatattaaagaACTGTTTCtataatatagtttttaaaTGTGTTTGGTCAACCTTTTATATATTTCCTATTTCAGGATGCGGAAGGTTTAATTGTGCTAAATATTGGCAGTTATATGGGAGGGGTAGATCTTTGGCAAAACGAATATGAGCATGATGATCATTTTAGTCATCAGTACATGCATGATAAAATGTTAGAGGTTGTATGCATTTCTGGAGCATGGCATCTTGGCAAGCTTCAGGTATTAAATCTTTTTTATCTGCTGCTAGTTAATTTGTAGGCTGAGTTGTTGATTGTTTGACCATCATATATAGGAGGACATTCATTTACATAGAACCAGAGAAAAACGTATACTAGATAACAAACCAAAAGTTTGCAATGTGTAAATGGTATGGCTTAGCATATTAGCAATTTATCGAAAATAGTTTTTATTCCGCTTCTCGTTACAATTTTATAGCTCAAGGTTTTCTGTTATCAATTAATTGTTTCATTTTGCCTTTCAGTTGCTCTCACTCTGATGTCTTGACTTGCAATCGTGTACCAatgactcaaactaatatattGCTTTCATAAAAAACTTAGCATATGCTTAAATGTTGCTAGTAATCATAAATATATCTTATTTGCATTTAACGTAGTGTTCACCTTGCATCTGAAGTGCATATTGATCGCTATATAAAGGTGCATCTAATATATTATTCACTAGACAGTGATCTACTTGCCAATATGCACAGAAGCTCTTTATGAAATATAAGATTTTTGCCTGATTTACAGATCTCCTACACCTACTCTTAACAATTGAATTAGATGAAGGATTATACACCTATGAGTATCATGAATGAGAATAAGAAAACAGCGTAATATTTTTGCTTGAAAATGCCATCACACAGTATTAACCATGCAATTAACATATGCACTTGTTTCTCTATCAGGTTGGACTTTCCCAGGCTAGGAGGCTAGCACAAGGAAAAATCATTAGAATACATCTTTCAAGTCCTTTTCCAGTTCAGATAGACGGGGAACCTTTTATAAAGCAGCCAGGATGTTTAGAAATAACACATCATGGGCAGGTACCATTGATCTTCAGTTATGGATTTTGATGTACATAAAGCTTTAAAATGTTAATGCACCATCCCCTGCATGCTTGATAGCTTGCACCACTAATTGGCTGTTCTTTGAAAGCTGTCAGTGAAAGTCAATTGAACATAATGGGAATTCTAATTGGGAATATTCAATATATAGATCACTGGGGCTTAGGGTATCAACACTTTAGCTTTATTTGAAGAAGCCGTGGTTATTATACTGGTAGATATGGTAATAATTTGTTGCTGGTAGTGCTTCAGGTATATTGTATATAGTATGTTAATTCTGGAGAGAAAAATCACCTAGTTAGAGGGGTCACTATGCTCTGCTTAAAATGTGGTGTAATTTCGCTAtaaacacaaatttatataattgcatagaaaaattttctgatttttgtaCAAAAGATATGCCAGCAACTTTACTGTTTATTTATTCCTCATCAGGTGTTTATGTTGAGAAGGGCTTCAGGTTCACAGGAGCCAAGAGGCCATGCTGCTGCTATTATGACGGACGTTTTGGTTGATGCAGAGTGTAAAGGTGTTATTAATGCATCTCAAAAGAAATTACTTCTCCAGGAAATTGCCCTTCAGCTTTCTTGATTTCACTTATCCTTTAGGTAGCACAGATTTTCATCTCATCATTTCCTCGACCTACTCAAATTTTGCCAACAAGCGTGATTGTCCATACccttttcttattattattttcactcTTGTTTTCCGAGTTGTAAGTTGCGGGAGAAGCAGTGTGTGTTGTAATATATAGGACGGAGAGTAGTGATACAGAAGGAATCTATACTAGTTTACATACAATTCACTTACACTAGTTTGTTTAGATGATTCCTATGGTTTACGTTATTCATCAGAGTATGCGATTTTGTTCTGTTTTTTGATGCCCTTTATATTATTAGCTACAGTCTCTTACCAACATTGGCAACATACAAGTTCCACACATCATTACTCAATGTTTGTTCTACCAACTTGACATTAATACTACTATTTGTACACAAATATATCtcgattattatcaattttggAGAATGCTCTCTCTTGTAGTTCACAGTACTAGAGGTAGATTGACTCTGGTAATTATACATGTGTTTTAAGTATATTCTAAGTTGTTCATTACACCCGCTTAAGATTCTTATCAATCTTAGAGAAATGTTGTAGTAGTTTGTAGGTTTTTCATAGTACGCCTGGAGGTAGACCgctgatttatgttttgttatgaATTCTTCTTGATTGACATTTCCCCTGCAAACGAGGGGAGGGGGAAATGACCTATTTTTGTTGAGTAATGCGACACATCCCATGTattatctcaattttttttccaaacgaCATGACAAATTCATAACTGATTTTAGTTAAACggtttatgtgaaatgtgaataTAGGGAGTTGCGTTATTGATATGACgacattattattaatatgagcggaacaaatcaaatattatcaactagaagcagtgttctaaaaatccccgatttaaccgattaatccccgattaatctaCTGCAAAGTTGGtcaccgattcgatttttgaaatccgattaatctttatatatatttcttaatcgaagtatatataataaaatattgaaattaaaatattatattactttaaatatgaataattatagagtttatgaatatagtaaatatattagttactaaatagccaatataataataactaaatattaaataatattttaatattaaaataaatccgattttcactccgattaatccttccgattaatccccgattttcga
This genomic window contains:
- the LOC108227891 gene encoding diacylglycerol kinase 2 → MIDFSILNRLLSSSNSFPPNFGWLVTASFGFIAVLYAFLRWQKKTSLNWVKASAREKQKAWKKLKLPLSHHTWVEDFSHGKRPSTCCVCLTSVASPQHTGTKPTTHSALQRCSVCGVSAHFNCHQFARKDCKCVAQASFSHVLHHWSERWNTMDENSEMSAFCSYCDEPCGVPFIDASPTWHCLWCQRLIHVKCHVKMSEESGNVCDLGSLRRVILSPICVKEVDYEKSRGGMLNSITEEIIASSVRGQIRRRRHRNKNGAGRSINSKLQDNSAANTALQYVLSGIAGLKDSGVLGKKGVQNDVIHNNQEIVVQGRLRRYELVDLPTDARPLLVFINTKSGAQNGPALKRRLNTLLNPVQVFELSSSQGPEAGLKLFSNVQYFRVLVCGGDGTVAWVLDAIEKHNFESPPPVAVLPLGTGNDLSRVLRWGGGYSTVEGQGGVSSLLYDIDHAAVTMLDRWKVNIIDENCDDASDKVQFKYMMNYLGIGCDAKVAYEFHVTREENPGKFYSQFVNKLRYAKEGARDIMDRTCADLPWQVWLEVDGNDIQIPKDAEGLIVLNIGSYMGGVDLWQNEYEHDDHFSHQYMHDKMLEVVCISGAWHLGKLQVGLSQARRLAQGKIIRIHLSSPFPVQIDGEPFIKQPGCLEITHHGQVFMLRRASGSQEPRGHAAAIMTDVLVDAECKGVINASQKKLLLQEIALQLS
- the LOC108226657 gene encoding uncharacterized protein LOC108226657, encoding MKSILALFAVLALLLIANTSHARPVSGEYWHVMNDEAMPMIQDLVDIRNSADFVLSERKGDTKVTEEIVYEKLTVNESDPIPDTTMAW